One Aerococcus urinaeequi DNA segment encodes these proteins:
- a CDS encoding CdaR family protein, which yields MINKFYNNRIALLILSLFLSILMFVYVKAEQYSENPVSFFQNVSEATTETIYNVPVYIDGNVDAYYVTGLLDSVSVSLSGPKNLIEQTLEADDFRVITEDLTDLGEGSHYIQLQLENVSEAVSYEISPSSVNISIDSLQTTEYPVQVEMSNESAVADGYEITDVSLSQDSVTLTGSTSDIESVSQVYTVVNIPDNLSEDYTTTATVITENADGDILNINTDPSEVDVTVQVSPEGVSVPIEANITNEREGYTYEATILDSQHATLSGDYDTINNTESVSATVDVSRITTTTTVDAPIVLPDGVTSSDPSSVRVQVVPTANESSSSSSSSASSSASSESDEDSASSDTASSESSEESATSSESGTSGNESTIEEDTTSDSDISDSTSSTTSEVGVTTGVSNNLQNGNGNVQADQINSTSSESVSSSSSANVFNAILAFLASFS from the coding sequence ATGATCAATAAGTTTTATAACAATCGAATTGCCCTGTTAATTTTATCGCTCTTCTTATCTATCTTAATGTTTGTATACGTGAAGGCTGAGCAGTATTCGGAAAACCCAGTGAGTTTCTTCCAAAACGTCAGCGAAGCGACAACAGAAACGATTTATAACGTGCCTGTTTATATAGATGGAAACGTGGATGCGTATTATGTCACTGGTCTCCTAGATAGCGTTTCTGTCAGTTTATCTGGACCAAAAAACTTAATCGAACAAACACTTGAAGCCGATGACTTCCGCGTCATCACAGAAGACTTAACCGATTTAGGCGAAGGGTCTCATTACATCCAATTACAATTGGAAAATGTTTCAGAAGCTGTTTCTTATGAGATTTCACCTTCAAGCGTCAATATTTCAATCGATTCGCTACAAACAACTGAATATCCAGTCCAAGTGGAAATGTCTAATGAATCTGCAGTTGCGGATGGTTACGAAATTACAGATGTGTCTTTAAGCCAAGATTCTGTCACCTTAACTGGTTCGACATCTGACATTGAAAGCGTGAGCCAAGTTTATACAGTCGTAAATATTCCAGATAACTTATCTGAAGACTACACCACAACCGCCACTGTCATTACAGAAAATGCGGACGGTGATATCTTGAATATCAACACCGACCCAAGTGAGGTTGACGTGACCGTTCAAGTTTCGCCTGAAGGTGTGTCGGTCCCTATTGAAGCCAATATCACCAACGAACGCGAAGGCTACACCTATGAAGCAACGATTTTAGATAGCCAGCACGCGACTTTATCTGGTGACTACGATACCATCAATAACACTGAAAGCGTGTCTGCAACCGTTGATGTATCAAGGATTACAACAACGACTACTGTAGACGCGCCCATTGTCCTACCTGATGGTGTAACGAGTTCAGATCCTTCAAGCGTTCGGGTCCAAGTGGTGCCAACGGCTAACGAGTCTTCATCTTCGTCATCATCTAGCGCGTCATCTAGTGCCTCATCAGAAAGCGATGAGGATAGCGCCAGCTCAGACACCGCTTCAAGCGAGTCTAGCGAAGAAAGTGCTACGAGTAGCGAAAGCGGCACTAGCGGTAATGAATCCACTATTGAAGAAGATACGACAAGTGATAGCGACATCAGCGACAGCACCAGTTCAACCACGAGCGAAGTTGGCGTAACGACTGGCGTCAGTAACAACTTACAAAATGGCAACGGCAATGTCCAAGCCGATCAAATCAATTCAACAAGTTCAGAAAGCGTCTCTAGCTCTTCTAGCGCAAATGTCTTTAACGCAATACTTGCTTTTTTAGCTAGTTTTTCCTAG